A section of the Thermococcus celericrescens genome encodes:
- a CDS encoding GNAT family N-acetyltransferase, with the protein MAEVKIERLPKLDQETLERLIEIYMRGYEGMREYGGEGESYAKRYLRWCWNKAKDGFFIAKIGDEIAGFIVCDADWYSKYEGRTVGAVHEFVLDKKFQGHGIGHVLMEKCLEYLGKHNDRIELWVGERNEKAIKFYEGYGFRRVGQSGIWVRMVKDVRKGDNSSGKN; encoded by the coding sequence ATGGCGGAAGTGAAGATAGAGCGGCTCCCCAAGCTTGACCAGGAAACGCTGGAAAGGCTCATCGAGATATACATGAGGGGCTACGAGGGCATGCGGGAGTACGGCGGTGAAGGGGAGAGCTACGCGAAGCGCTACCTTCGATGGTGCTGGAACAAGGCGAAGGACGGCTTTTTCATCGCGAAGATCGGCGACGAGATAGCGGGCTTCATAGTCTGCGACGCGGACTGGTACAGCAAGTACGAGGGGAGAACCGTCGGGGCAGTCCACGAGTTCGTGCTCGACAAGAAGTTTCAGGGACACGGCATAGGCCACGTGCTCATGGAGAAGTGCCTGGAGTACCTGGGGAAGCACAACGACAGAATAGAGCTCTGGGTGGGCGAGAGAAACGAGAAGGCCATCAAGTTCTACGAGGGCTACGGCTTCAGGCGCGTCGGTCAGAGTGGCATATGGGTGCGCATGGTGAAGGACGTGCGAAAGGGTGATAACAGTTCAGGAAAAAATTGA